In one window of Blastopirellula marina DNA:
- a CDS encoding DUF1549 domain-containing protein, protein MLRIAHVPVSCAVLLLAWTMALPAQDTSTDVSSETAKMQAMAARIDELVQTRLDREKATAAPLATDGEFIRRAYLDLVGNLPTVAQTRAYLDSDAPDKRQQLIAQLIKSPAYPTHLANTWRALVLEPSDDPQRLQNEQGLQLWLRGKFSQNVRYDRLVEEFLTATQGSDGPGYFYASQDLKPELLASETSRIFLGLQLECAQCHDHPFDRWKQQDFWGLAAFFAQLERPGNDNVIGLGRFDIVDRDMGEVTIPETDQVVPPAFPGSKADYASLGGTRRQQLAIWMVSRDNPYMPRRAVNWAWAHMMGRGIVHPADDMSPQNLPSHPELLDELTDYFIRSGFDLQLLLQTIAITDTYARSSEAVSDSEAPPELFARMAVKSLTPEQLYDAFLKVGLLKTDVTMMQQDGQRIQFVARLRTASKDRTFFDTGMPQALAVMNGPPVSTATSPETSGLLKALSAPFLTDEQRLNVLFLAAYSRPPYPDELKRYQEFLQTAEPGQQSAALGDVLWVLANSAEFMLNH, encoded by the coding sequence ATGCTTCGCATCGCGCATGTGCCCGTGAGCTGCGCTGTGCTGCTGCTTGCGTGGACGATGGCTCTTCCAGCGCAAGACACCTCTACGGATGTGTCGAGCGAAACGGCCAAAATGCAGGCGATGGCCGCGCGGATCGATGAGCTTGTACAGACCCGGCTCGATCGTGAAAAAGCAACGGCAGCCCCGCTGGCAACCGACGGTGAATTCATCCGACGCGCTTATCTCGATCTCGTCGGCAACCTCCCCACGGTCGCCCAGACGCGAGCCTATCTCGATAGCGACGCCCCAGACAAGCGTCAGCAGTTGATTGCCCAACTGATCAAGTCGCCGGCTTATCCCACGCACCTGGCCAACACTTGGCGAGCCCTGGTGCTCGAGCCCTCGGACGACCCGCAGCGTCTACAGAACGAACAAGGGCTGCAGCTATGGCTGCGAGGCAAGTTCAGCCAGAACGTGCGGTATGACCGCCTGGTGGAAGAGTTTCTGACTGCGACCCAGGGAAGTGACGGCCCCGGCTATTTTTATGCCTCGCAAGATTTGAAACCTGAGTTACTGGCGTCGGAAACATCACGCATCTTCTTGGGCCTGCAACTAGAGTGTGCCCAGTGCCACGATCACCCATTCGATCGCTGGAAGCAGCAAGACTTCTGGGGCCTTGCCGCCTTCTTCGCCCAGCTCGAGCGTCCGGGCAACGACAACGTGATTGGCCTGGGACGTTTTGACATCGTCGATCGTGATATGGGGGAAGTCACCATCCCAGAAACCGACCAGGTGGTGCCGCCTGCTTTTCCTGGCAGCAAGGCGGACTATGCTTCGCTCGGTGGTACACGCCGGCAGCAGTTAGCCATCTGGATGGTCTCGCGCGATAACCCTTATATGCCGCGGCGGGCTGTGAACTGGGCCTGGGCCCACATGATGGGACGCGGCATTGTTCATCCAGCCGATGACATGTCGCCGCAAAACCTTCCCAGCCATCCTGAGTTGCTGGATGAACTGACCGACTACTTCATTCGAAGTGGTTTTGACCTGCAACTGCTGCTGCAAACGATCGCGATTACCGACACGTATGCTCGCAGCAGCGAGGCCGTTTCCGATTCGGAAGCACCGCCGGAACTTTTTGCCCGGATGGCAGTCAAATCACTCACGCCAGAGCAACTGTACGATGCTTTTTTGAAGGTCGGCCTGCTAAAGACGGACGTCACAATGATGCAGCAGGACGGTCAACGCATTCAGTTCGTTGCACGCCTGCGAACAGCAAGCAAGGACCGCACGTTCTTTGATACGGGCATGCCGCAGGCCCTGGCGGTGATGAACGGCCCGCCTGTTTCGACCGCGACTTCCCCTGAAACCAGCGGTCTGCTTAAGGCCTTGTCTGCTCCATTCCTTACGGACGAACAACGGTTGAACGTCCTGTTTCTGGCAGCCTATAGCCGCCCCCCTTATCCCGATGAATTGAAGCGGTATCAAGAGTTTCTGCAAACAGCAGAACCAGGCCAGCAATCGGCAGCCCTCGGGGATGTGCTGTGGGTGTTGGCCAATAGCGCTGAATTCATGCTGAACCACTAA